The following are encoded together in the Thermosipho affectus genome:
- the rsmG gene encoding 16S rRNA (guanine(527)-N(7))-methyltransferase RsmG encodes MKENVIREYIKRIVNAPFNLTAIKDENLAYYLLALDSLIPLEKIKLEGNFLDVGTGGGVPGVFIGIAFKHMKGLLVDASRKKVDYIRNTCRMLGINNLEFLHGRIEEQKNLKGTFDNVFSRAVAELRVILELTVPFAKVGGRVFLYKGREYLKELENAKNAIEVLKVELTEIVEYNILNKNRVLLIFEKKESVDKFPRRYNKILKSPL; translated from the coding sequence ATGAAAGAAAATGTTATAAGAGAATACATTAAAAGAATTGTTAATGCGCCGTTTAATCTTACTGCGATAAAGGATGAAAATCTTGCCTATTACCTGCTTGCGCTAGATAGTTTAATTCCTTTAGAGAAAATTAAATTAGAAGGGAATTTTTTAGATGTTGGGACTGGTGGGGGAGTTCCAGGAGTTTTTATTGGTATTGCATTTAAACACATGAAAGGACTATTAGTTGATGCTTCTAGGAAAAAGGTTGATTATATCAGAAATACCTGTAGAATGCTTGGGATAAATAATTTGGAATTTTTACATGGAAGAATTGAAGAACAAAAAAATTTGAAAGGAACTTTTGATAACGTTTTTTCAAGAGCAGTTGCGGAGTTGAGGGTTATTTTAGAACTTACCGTACCATTTGCGAAAGTTGGCGGAAGAGTTTTTTTGTATAAAGGTAGAGAATATCTTAAAGAATTAGAGAATGCAAAGAATGCAATTGAGGTTTTAAAGGTAGAATTGACTGAAATTGTTGAATATAACATTTTGAATAAAAATAGGGTTTTACTTATTTTTGAAAAGAAGGAAAGTGTAGACAAGTTTCCAAGAAGGTATAATAAAATTTTAAAGAGTCCTTTGTAG
- a CDS encoding WecB/TagA/CpsF family glycosyltransferase: MEDVEVVNFSQLKLTIGKEEEVRKKIVKSINDGQKTFVVTLNASILLRTLKDSYYRKIVEKANYIIPDGSGIVWALKRNRNILTDRITGIDTMLYLCRKAKEYNWKVYLLGSRTKVVEEAAKRLREEGVNIVGYYHGYFSENDFTPLEEIEALKPELLFVGMGVPKQEEWIYNNFFLPFKLAMGVGGSFDVISGTKKRAPSFFQKMKLEWFYRWLQSPIKKRHIPIEIIKYTFLVLRGKIR; the protein is encoded by the coding sequence GTGGAAGATGTGGAAGTAGTGAATTTTTCACAATTGAAATTAACTATTGGAAAGGAAGAAGAAGTAAGAAAAAAAATAGTAAAAAGTATAAATGACGGTCAGAAGACTTTTGTTGTTACTTTGAATGCCTCTATACTTTTGCGTACATTAAAGGATAGTTATTATAGAAAAATAGTCGAAAAAGCAAATTATATTATACCAGATGGTTCTGGAATAGTATGGGCATTAAAGAGAAATAGAAATATCTTAACGGATAGAATTACCGGTATAGATACAATGTTGTATTTGTGTAGAAAAGCAAAAGAGTACAATTGGAAAGTATATTTGCTTGGTTCGAGAACAAAGGTTGTGGAAGAAGCGGCAAAAAGACTAAGAGAGGAAGGAGTAAATATCGTTGGGTATTATCATGGATATTTTTCCGAAAATGATTTTACACCGCTAGAAGAGATAGAAGCTTTAAAGCCAGAACTTTTGTTTGTAGGAATGGGTGTGCCAAAGCAGGAGGAGTGGATATATAATAATTTTTTTCTTCCTTTCAAGTTGGCCATGGGTGTTGGTGGAAGTTTTGATGTTATTTCTGGAACAAAAAAGAGAGCCCCCAGTTTTTTTCAAAAGATGAAATTGGAATGGTTTTATAGATGGTTACAATCACCTATAAAAAAACGACATATTCCTATTGAGATTATAAAATACACATTTTTAGTATTAAGAGGAAAGATAAGATGA